A region of the Prinia subflava isolate CZ2003 ecotype Zambia chromosome 17, Cam_Psub_1.2, whole genome shotgun sequence genome:
GACACTTCAGAGACTcctattttttgcctgaaaccTGTCATTTTATGCTCAAATCTACGGCGGAGTGATTAATCAGAGAAGTTCggaaaagctttttcttctcatctgcTCTTACATTCTGAAGtttctcccccctttttttttgtttaaaacatttttgcaaaTGCTAGTTATTTGCTTGTTTGCGGATTCCTCGTTTCATGAGCCAACTATTGTGGGATGCACTTGGAACATTTTGTGGCATATAATACTATAGTccaaagatttttcttcttgtgaaaTAAAACGTGTGCCAGACTTTTCTCATTATGGCATTTACTGTACATGGTTAATGCTTTATGCATTGTCCTAAAGGTTTCATGTGTTTACAGCCTAGAGCAGCGAGTTCTCCGTCACGTCAGCAGTGCTGATGTGAGAAAGCGCAGTCAACTTCAAAGCAGTATTTAAGCATGTCCACAATGACAATCACTCCAgaagcaaacactgcagcagtgtggtGCTGTGTGCATCCCTGATGTTTTCACTCAGGGCTGggtgcccagtgctgctgtgggggcGAGGCTGAGCACCGAGGATTGGCctgggcagagcctgcaggCTCAGGGTGACGTCGATTGTACCATCCTTGGCTTTGGCAGTTCTGTGctttcacagcagctctgccacatcAAGGACCATTAGCCTTATATCAAAGAAACATGCCcttcatgctgctgctgttgacTCTTAAATTTTGTGGGAAAATGTTCTGttacagttatttaaaaaaataaaaaatagtgtTTTTTAAGTTGTGTGTCGGAAGGGTCTAACAATTAAAATGGCAACAGAGTCTGGTTTTCAAGATCAATGTtgaattttcatctttttgtggtaagaaaaaagttacttttCTAATGTTCTGATTAGtcttattttaaaggaaaatgctggAAGAAAGCAAACTAAGTCAGATGGATCCAAATGCTCAGCACTGAGAATGTGGACTTCTGTGATTGATATTGCTGACCTTAATACTAGACAATTGTTGTCGTTAGAGTaaagctatttatttttttgtaaattatgaCTCTATGAAATTGAATAGACTGAAAATTTCTTTGGTATTTTTTGTAATGACAATGCAAATATTTGCAAAGAACTTGCAGTAAAAAATCGTTTGAAAGAACACGTGTTATTTCTTGCCTTGTGTTTGACAAAGGGTTTGCTTTGTCAGTTCAGCTTTTTGCCTTGAATATAGAAATTGTTGGTCCTGCTTAGAGTAATCATTCTGGGGTTGTTAGGGTGGTGGGTAAGAAGCCTTGAGTGTAGATAACTGCTGTGATAAAGTTGGATTGTTTTGTGGTTTGCTGAGGAGAGCAGGTCACAGTGATGggtcagcagagcaggagtCACAGTGCTGGGCACCTTTGTCACCCCCAGTGGTGTCCATGGCCTGTGTCTGCCACATCCTGAGCTTGCTGGGAATGTTCTCTGTGGAAATGGAACGAGCAGGAGCTAGTAAGGGAGTTTGGGGATGAGCTGTGAGTTTTTTCAAATCCCCAAACCCTTGTGCAGCACTGTGATGGCCAGAAGGGTGGAGGATGCTTGGAGAGCACGTGGTTTATAGGAACagagtgcagggcagagcagggggcCTGTGGCTGGTGATGTACACTGAGGTGGAGATGGAGCTCCCTGCAGAGACCCAGGGGAGGAACTGTGAATACCAGAGACACCTTTCCTGCTCGGGATCAGTCATCCTCCAGGAACACTTTGCATCCTCCCCTTCCACCCCATCCTAGGAGAGCCCTGgcaaggaaagggagaggagctgctgtacaGCTGAATTCACTGTATCTGATTTCAGTGCACGTTGATGTATCTTGGCTGACATTATTTACTGCAACATGGAAGATTCTCACATCTGGAAAAGCTGATTCTGCCAAAAAACCAGCTCAGAATTATTAAGACCTGCAACAACCACTCTATTTCATGTGTGTGAACAGAGCTACTTGTGAAAGTGTTTGCAGTCGTGACCCACACGAAGATCCTTTCACATTGTGACAACAGGAACAACTGTGCTTTGGGTCACTGACACCTCTAACATTTTGGCATTCCTGTGCATCTTGTGACCATCTGGGGACTGGGAGTGCCACTTGCACAGTGTGTTTGGCATGAACTTGGTGTAAATCAATGCATGAcacatttgatttattttctggcTTCAGCAGTTTCAGTATTGCCTTAAACTTGGAATCATAGGgcaaggatttttttaaggtaGCATTTCTTTCCCTCATGATATCTCCAAGTGTTAactcctttatttattttgcttcaaCCAACTTCCAGATAACTCCTGTGAGACTTGAGCTTCAGATTCATCACAGTACTTGGACATATCTCTGGACACTCCAGCACATCTGGAACGTGGCAGGTTTTTCATATGTAATTTTGGgagttgcttttcttttgcctttccaGCACAACTTGATGTGTGAAAGCTGATGGTATTTTTGCTTGCTCTTAGTTTGGGTTAGCTGACAGCAAAAATGTGCCCTTTCAAAGGTCACCAGTGCAAAACTGTTTTCATTATTGTCTCCTGTTGCCTTCCCTCTTCATTACCAACTTAGGAACAGAAAACGAACATTTGAAGATGTTTATATTGGAGATTATGGAATGCTCAAAGATGTCTGTTTCAGAATTGCCCAGCAACATGGGCAATTCTGTTCTTCTTTGGCCtcagttaaaaaggaaaaatacctaACTTTTATCTCAGTTTTTCTAAATGCTTCAGGTTTTGAGATCCATTGATAAACCTTTGTGGACCACTCCTAACTTGTATCTGGTTttggaattgttttgtctgtgcCCTCGCGTATGAGATCTGGAGAAAGTAGAGAGAAAAAAGTTCTTTCCTGGTACCTGAGCACCAGTGTGGCAGCAGGCACTGGACCTAAATATCTTAGGCACTTCCCCAGCAGAAACTGTTCTTGATTTGGGTGGAGCAGCCACTGAGCAGCTGTTGGAGAATGAACTGCTGGGTTTTGCCAGTCTGGGTTGATTCTTGCAGCAGGAACTCTCCCATTCCCTCCCCCTTGCCCCTTTCCTATTTGCTTTAGTTTACTGAAGAGATCCATTTCAACAGTCgattctatttttatttcagctctcTAGAAAAATAGGGATGGTTTAACAAAAGTCACAGTAAAGAGCAGTATCTCACAGAGTGTGTTTGTCTGTCACTGTTATCCTGTGATTCCTGAGGAGagacctggggacagctctggctgcagacaCTGTGGGAAGCCCAAggttctgcttctgttttggTTTGTCAAAGCTACATCTGACAGGAGACCATGCcagaggctctgcagcaccagggtgGCACATGCAAGAGTCAGCTTGCACTCAAGGAGAAAACCAGGAATGAACCATCAGGACAACAGGTGAgatcctgctgctttcctcGTGTGCTGCAGGGGTCAGAGAGGAGGGCACTTCCAACCCTGCCAATTCCTCGTGGCCAAATTCGAATTGGAAATGGTGTCAATGTTTGGACGTGCCCTGCTGTGAGCACCTGCACGTGGCAGTGGGAATGCCCCAGGCCCTGGGTGGAAGGAGTGATGGAtgctctgctgccactgccagccacgttcctgtcctgcactgctgggctcctgctggagcagggatctgATCCCCAGCCGGGCTCTCCTGCTGAGTGGCAtcctgcctcctcttcctcctgccccagtgTTTGTGCCCTTTGGATGgtgagctccagctgctgccttggagTCCACAGCTGTGTAACAACAGTGCCCGGGTGAGCAGTCCTTAGGACATTGACAAAATACAACACTTATTCTGCCTGGAGCTTCAGATCAACTGAAAACAGCTAAGTTTTCTTGCTACCAGTTAAATTCTGCCTTGCTCTCCATAAGatattctttgcttttaaaaataatctgtgaaATCTTGAGGTATGATGGATATTTGGACTCTGTTTACAGTATAAACTGGGAATGCTGTCGTCTTTCTCTTTGGCTTGTTTGCTTTTATACCAGAAAAGTAAGTTGTGACTGGCTCATTTTCAGCTGTCAAGTGAGGTTTTGGTATCTGGAAGCATAAGGAGAGTGGAATTGCTGAGTTTCCTATAGAAATAATGTGTATCCCAAGTTACCCCTTTGCATCTTCTCGCTGCAGTTCTGGCAAGCTTTGGTTGAGTCAGCCATTTTAGAGAGAAACCAAAATAACTCAATTATGAGGTCAATTACTTCTGATGATGGTGGTGCTATGGGATACTCGTGAGTCATGCAAGGCCTGATTCTTCCATCAGTCTGTAGAATAGTCCCTTCTGAGCTATTAAGTGTTCTGGAGTATCAAACTCTGCTATCCGGCCATTTTCCAGGACTAAAATCCTGTGAACATTAAAAGAAGGGTAAGTCTGGGGTACACCAGCACCTATAATAAACTTAATAATTTCTAGTTAGTTTTAAAATAGGTTTCAGTCCTTGCTGGTTATTCAGCCAAGCTTTCCCACAGCTTTTCAGCTGGGAAACAGTGCTAGGATAGAAAGGGTTTCTGATGAGTGACTGTTTAAGTGCTGAGTTTGAGAGGAGGGGTTTTGGCAGCTGAGACTGGAGTGAGATTTGTGAAGGGGTATTGGGTATTTTAGTTTCACAACTCTCAGGTGATGCAAGGAGCTGTAGTCATGGTGTTGCTGTCAGTGGGAGGGAgagggctgtgacacagcatGAAAGGCATGGTGTGGGAGTAAAGGATCTCTGATTAACCTGTTGGTGCCCTGCTGCCTTAAGAGAGATCCTCCAAACTCTAAAGCAAAGCTCAGAGGTTTAAACACAGAGGACAGCAATGAAGCTGCTGTTCACCACCACGGTGGTGTGTCAGCCTCATCAGCTGCCTGTGTGCCCCTGCTCAGGGATGTCCTTACCTGTCACAGTCCAGGACTGTGCTCACCCTGTGAGCGATGGTCAGCACCGTGCTGTCTCTGAACTGAGTCCTCAGCATGGACTGAATCTGGGCATCAGTTTCTAaatccactgctgctgtggcttcaTCCAGAATGAGGATTTTGGCTTTCTGCAGGACTGCTCTGGCCAGGCAAAGCAGCTGTTTCTGACCAGTGCTGCAAAAGCAGGAAGAGGGATGGTAAGCTGAGGTCAGTAGTCACTTTTCCTTGGGGTCAGAACAGATGATTCATTTGAAATCAGTAATGAAAAGGGGACTGTTCCCTTTCTCTGAGTGATTGAggctggtggcactgcagcTAGGTAACAGCATGAAACAGCcgaaggaagggaggggaaggtaTTGCTATGGCACCCAGAAGAGCTGCACTTGGAACAGATTACAGGGTTTTAAGTACTGCACAAGTGCAAACCACCACAATGATTAAGTCTGAAAGGTCTTCGTTAGTGTTTTATGGTTTGATTTCATGCTGCTAAACAGGACAGTAATGGGCCAATTTGCAGTCTGGACATCACTGAagaatttttggttttttttaaagaattagcCTCCTTATCCAACCAGCTCTGTTGTCCTAGCCCAggggctgccactgccctgccacTGTCTTTCTGCAGATAAAGGTACCTTAGGTTCTCCCCTTGGTCAGTGCATTTatattccagctgctctggcaaaTCTGCAACAAAGTTCTTGAGCTGAGTCAGTTCCAAAGCTGTCCAGATGTCTGCATCAGTGTATTGGTTTAATGGGTCGAGATTCATTCTTAGGGagccagaaaacaaaactggatCCTGAGCACAGAGACAAACAACTCCTGAAATCAATTATAAAAATGAGCTCTTGGGTCCTGCCTGCTGGGTGGGGATCTGTGACTAATGTTATATTAAATAGCAGATGAACATGGCACAGAGGTTATTTCCAGCTTGGAAACTGTTGAATGTCCCACCTCTCACGGAATCTTTATAAACCCTTCCCAGGTGTTCAAGACAGCCAAGGATTTTGGAAATGAGTTTCATACCTGGGGAATGACAGTGATGTTGGTTCTGAGGTCGTGGAGACCTAGCTGGGCAATATCCTGTCCATCAATGAGGATGGCTCCTTCTGCAGCCTCCACCAGTCGCAGCAGCCCCACTGCAAGGCTGGATTTCCCAGCCCCTGTTCTGCCAGTGATGCCAATCTGTAAAGTGCAATGGAAGGACTTTGGTTTTGATGTTGATTGTTTCCTCAGTTAGACAAACATGTCATATAGTTCCTCTTGGCCTTTTGATGAGAGACAGCTTTGCATGGATCAGATCTTTAGGGCTGTTTGTGATTCACATAGTCTGGCAATACTTTCTTAAATGCAAGCATTTATAGTTTGCAATTGTTTTGTATGAAAAGGAACCACAAAAGCCTTTGATGGGAAGAATAATTACAAGACTTAGCAGTTTGAAGAGGGCCTTGATGTGGAACTAGACTGAAAAAGTGCCAAAATTCCTTTGCTGTAATAATCTGGACAAGGTGTGCAGTGTGGGAGATGGGCTCCTgctttcctgcagctgccaggttGCTGTCgctgggtgcaggcaggggctgtaTCCCCTGGatctgggcagtgcccagcactgctcacaCTGATACAGGAGAGGTTTTTACCTTCTCGTGCCCGTTGATGGTCACACTGACACGCCTCAGTGCTAACTCCAGGCCTGGCCTGTAGCACAGGCTGTAGTTTCTAAATTCAATCCTTCCCTCAGTGGGCCAAACTTGCCCCTGAAGTTTGCCATTCAGAGTCCAGGGTGCCTGAAGAGATGGAAACAAAGAGCAGTGTTGAAGGCTGATTTAAATTATCCAATtaagtggcaatactggaatGGGAAATTCATGAAGACACTTGTGCCAACTGCCCTCCAATGTCTTTGCtgtttcaaaaccagaaaaaggcCTCTAACTTTCATACTGCAGatgttggcttttttctttatccaaAGATGCTGGTCagattttctttactgaaaatGGGGATGAACGTTGCTTGCATGTCAGAGTTCTGACACTGAGTGgttcaataaaaaaaatttatatgcCTCTATAAACAGGACTGTGAAAGCCTCTTCTCTCAGGGCAGCATATGGAGATATAATTTTAATgattacagaacaaaaattactGCACTGGAGACTTCAGCAGCTAAAAGGCTATCTAGGAGCCTTAGTTATCAGAGAGTTACATCTGAAGTCACTTAATAAATACTCCAAATATGGGCAGGAAATGTCTCATTCCATGAGTGTTAACAAGTGAAGCTATTTTAATGGCAATCCAATGCCTAACTGTCTTAAGGAAATAATGATCAGAGGTTATAAAACGAGTCTAGGCAGTTGGATAAAACCCAAATTCTACAGTTCTTTAAAGGAAACATGACTGGCCCTTTAGAAGGGGAAAACTAGATGTTTTTCAAGTGCAACAGAAAAGTGACTCATTGAGTTTGCAAAGATGTTCAGCTCCTTCTAGTAAAGTCAATAGTGGATTAGCTACCTCCTTAGGAGTCCTCAGGTATTCTCTCACTCTCTCCACAGAAACAATGTTGTTCTCTACGTCTGTCCAGGAGCGAACCATCCAGTTCAGAACACCAGTGATCTGCCACGTTGGAAAAGAAGCATTAGGGCAGATAAAATGAGCCCTGACCTGTGCTCACGAGTTAACATGGTACTTTGTCTTACTTTGTTTATTTCTAAAGATCTCCTCATCAGCTAATTCTATCAGAAATCAGATTACATCAGAAAACCTTAAAATGCTGAAGTGAAAGCCAGGTCCAGCCCCTTCAGCCTTTTTATAGAGAATGAAATGCTACTGACTTGGATGCTAAAAGACAGTGTAGCTATTTCTTAGGCTCTTGTGCTACTAGTGTACCAGCAGGTAAGAGAGGTGCTGAAGACCTCGCTTCAGCTGCCCAGGGCTTGCTTTGGCTTAAATATAAGTTCAGAAGCAGTAGGAAGAGGATGGCCCATACATGTGTTTATGAGATGCATTCCCTAAGGAGCCATGTGCTCTAGATGCTCTGGGTTTCAGCAATGACAGCAGGATTTGGTAAGAAAAGGCATCTAGAAAGGCACAGAAATAATTCATAATGGACATTAAAATGCAGTTGCTTTTGATAAAGGCAAGCATGGCATTATTTGCACACTGAGTTacctggagagcagaggagagggagaagccAGCAGTTCCTGGACTGAGCTGTGTCCTGGCCATGGCTGCAAACAGGGCTGCAAACAGCACGATGCCATTGCCCAGGAACTCCAGGTTTGTGGCAAGCcacctgcaggaggaggggagcacagagctgttgCTGGGTAtcctctcctcttctcccaACACATGGTTACAGAACACTcgtgcagctgctgggctgatTTGTACCTGTCAGCAACAGCTCCAGAGAAGCAAATCCGCTGGTTCTCATCCACTAGGAAATTGCTCTTTGAAATAAACCTCTGCTGGTCCTTGTGAGCACGGATCACACTGCTGCCCTGGAAGGTTTCTGAGATGTGGGAGTAGATGGGTGACCTGCTGGCTGCCTCCATGCGCCTCAGCTGGCAGGAGGTGGTGACATAGAAGTGCTGGTACAGGGGGAATGGAAGGGAGAGTCATTAGAAGGCTCGTGCCTCTGTGGAAACTTCCACAGGAAATTTGGGGAGGCCTCAAACAGTGCAATAGTACGTACTATCCTTGTGTTACAAAACCTTCTGTGCAGGAGATGCCCCTAAAAGGTGAGGCAATGTTCCTACCTCTGTTATATCCTGTCTTTATTAGGAATAACCCTGTGGTTGGGGCAAAGGAGCCAGGATGCTGTGAACCCACAAAAGCTCCACACTCAGtttctcctgcagctgagccctTTGCTCGATGGAGAACAGAGATGTATTTGCTCAGTCTTGGCTGGCAAACAGGGATATATTAAAAAGTAGTGTAGGAAttctgaaggaaatgaaaaatgcttCTGGTTTTCATGCAGTTTACACTAATGGAGATGTCAGATACAGCCCTAGGTAGGATTTGTTTCAGACATCAGAAAGGCACAAGCCTCTTTGTGAGGGCTCTTTGAGGTTGAGGTGATATGGGAAAGGGACTGACATTACTCTTGCTCAGATGCAACTTGAGATGATGAAGCTAATTTCTGCTTGCCTTCACTCCTAAGAAATGGAAGGAGGCTTTCTGCAgggatgtggctgtgctgcttcagcctctcctctgtgtgtaTCTGTGAGCTCCTACCTGAAATGCTGCATAAAGAACAGTCAAGGGCACTATGGCCAGTGCTGCCCACGGTGTAGCCACCACAATCACCAGGTAGATCTCCAGTAAGTTGAACAAGAATCCCAGAACAGACTTCAGCTTGTCAGGGATGACAGAATCAACAGCATCCATGTCTTTGGAGAAGCGGTTCAGCAGGTGTCCCACAGGTGTTTGCTCAAAGAAGAGCATTGGGGATCTCATgacactgctcagcagctgcaggaagagctggTGTGAGGCCAGGACAccccccagcagcactgctgctgtgcaggcaaACCTGCCAAGGGCTGTAAGAGAAAAGAAACGATTAGTGCTAGGTCTGAACAAAACCACCTTGGAGTTCTCCTTTGCTAGATGGTGATTGCCACTGAGTCCTGTGAATGCTGCACCAGCGTGCATTCAGGAAGGTGCAACAGGGATTCAGTCTCTCTTGAGCAGGAATTAAACCAagcctcagagctgcagggtaAGCTGCCCTTGCTGTAGGGTATAGAGTGGCCAAAGGCTTTCTAAGCCAGCTTGATGGGGGGCATGGATTCAGGAACATGCAGGACAAATTATTTATTCATCACAAAATAAGCTTGACTGGGATTACTTTAAATTGCTcagtgatattttttctttttaaatagagTAACTACAAGAATTGTagctattttaaaagaaaaagataaagaaatgtaaaagtCCACAagtttctcctcttttctctctcttttacaTGACCTAAGCCAAGATTTCATTCAGCATGGAGAAAAGCCCCCACTTGCACTTTGATATGATTAATTTATGCTGGAAGgatgaaaagagataaaaaatgttTAGGATTGGGGCCAAAAGCCCAGGGACCTGAAAGCCCAAGGGTACGCACTAGTTTATACTCTGACAAAACATCCTGGATATGGGAAAGGGAGGCAGGAATAGAGAGAAAAATTAGGTGAGCAACTGAAACAAACCTTGTGCCGCTCCTAGAGCAGCGAAGACTCCAACTcggagctgtgtgtgctgctgggtCCCATTGAGCACAGGGTCCTCTGCCCACAGGCTGAGCCAGTGGCCCCGCGAGAAGGCCACGGCCTGCTGGCACGCGAAGGACACGACAATGTACACACACAGGGCACggcctgctgcctgcaggtaGGCTCCATACACCCCAGCACCCACCTGGGGAGGAAACGAGGAGGAGAGCTTGGGAGGATGGAGGTGGTTAGCAgaaaaaagcagctctgaagcAAGGAGTGATTTCTTATGGCATTTCTCGGTTATATGTGCCAGCCATGGCAACCGTGTTgattcttgttttgttttcctcatggATGAATAATGAAGGCGTAATTAAAGAAATCATTAATGATCACTATCAGCTGATGGATGTTCTGCAATAGGCTCATGTTGCTTTTGGGTTGCATGTAAGGCTTTCTTTATGTCAGGCAGTGGTTTTTCCTGTGGTGTTGGTGTTGAGAGAAGTGCCATGTTCACACTGGGTGCTGGTGTGGGGGCCTGCTGATCAGGAGAAGTGAGGGGATTCCAGTCTGGCGAGTGCTGGGCTTCCCTAAAGAAAAAGCTGCCTCTTTTGGGGGTTCTGATTTCTTGTCCTCATTTGTTCTCAGTGTAATATGTCCTTGTCTCAGTTATAGGGCAAACTTGTATGGCTCAGCTGAgtcccctggctgtggtttGGCTGAGGCAGGGAGCTGACCTGAGTGTGTTGTCCCCATGGAATGTGTCCTTCATGTGCAGGAAGGTGCAGTGCTTACCCTGCCGTGCTGGGTTGTCTCTGCCTTGGTTAATCCTCCCCTGGTGCCTGCAGCACTGGTACAGTCTTGGCTCACAGGAATGGTTCCCCTTCCCACAGCAGACTTTACTGAATCACCACttcatgaagaaaacaaaaatcctttcaATTTTTAGCCACCCATCCACCCCTAAATCCATGCCTATTTTGGGGGCTGCAGTTTTCAGGGTCCTCCAGAGTGACCCCAGCCATTGTCCCTGTTTGTCACGGGGGCTGGGCTCTGTCAAGCCACTGAGGAGCAGAGGCTTCAAGCACTCACtctctgaggctgctctgggatgaGTGTGACTTTACACCCCACAGGGAAGGGATCAGCAACCAAATGGAGCAAGAAGCCTGTGCCTGAGCTCTGTTCTGCCTCCTTGTGAAATACAGAACAAATGTCAGTCAACTCCCACGTTCAGCAGCAGGTTTTTACCTGCTCTTCAGTTGTGAGTGTTTACTCTTCTTATTAATTTACAGCTCAATCCCAAACCTGTATCACACTCAGCAAGAGCCTCCATGTAGGCTTGCATGGGCTTTTGGAGTGAATTCTTCAGTGCCTGAGACTGCTTTAAGCTTACCTGAGGGGTTTCTCCTGAGATGAGCCATTTCCAGTGGTGACAGTGCCTTTGGTGTCTCCCATAGCTGTGAAATAAATGTAGTTTCTAAATGCTTTAGAATCTTGTTTTGTCCTACATAGCCTTTGAAAGACAGGTAATATGAGGAAAGATTcattaaaaattgtttctgaAGGTAGAAATATCAAGGTGAGGCTTGAAGAATGGCACATACAGTAGGTAATAGTTTACTGCATGATTGTCTACTAATATGGATTCAAGAACCAATTTTGAGCTGATGAGTCAGCTGATTTGACAGGCATATTTTTCCCCACACAAAGCAACAGCTTAGTGTGATTGGATTTCTGCTTTAAATGTCCATAATAAACCAGATATGATATGAAGGGAACAATTGACTGATAGGAAGAATGATTCCAACCCATCTGGGTTACCTGGAAAACCAGCACGTGGCTTCTCTTCTGCAGTAACATGTGAACGAAGAAACTCTGCAAAGGCCCCATTTCTCTGTAGAAGTTCTTGGTAGGAACCAGTTTCTGAGATCATTCCATCCACCAGAAAAACAATGTTGTCCACTTGAGGCAAAATGTTAATTGTGTGAGTCACCAGCACACGAGTCTGCTTGGATAAAGAGGGAACAGTTGTTCTGCTGTCAGTACTGGTATCAGTATTTCAGAATCAAATTTAGGCCTCAAAAATTCATCAGCCTGAATGGAATTACAGGGCATTTCCTTTTACTTAAATTTCTGAGCATATTTGTACAGATAATTGGAGGAAAGGACATAAGAGAAGTAATTTTTCCCTAGATAGATTGacatttttgcatttctaaTATACAGTGAAGCCCTTTGAGTACACCTTAAGTCTGATACATTCTTCTTAGCCAGTCATCCTGTTTCAATACAATAATTATATTCTGATGCTTGCAACCAGTCCTCATGGAGAGAAAGGCATTTATAATCAGGTATGTTTGTTTTAATTGGACTTTCTAATGCAAGAAATTGCcttcttcctgttttccttctgtaatgTGAAATTGAATCAAGTGTTTCTAGGCAATTTGTAGTATAGAGCTGCCCTAGCATCCCTTCTCATGTAACCGTGTTTATTATCCAGACTGCTTGACAGCAGAGGAATactaaggaaaaacaaaacacaaccagTGCAAAAAGAATGGAGGAGAAGTGTTTAAGTGATGAGAACTTTAAAGATGCCACTGAACTGTTCAAAAGTAATGGGATTAGACATCATGGTGATAGAATTTGGAAAAGATCAGGCAGCTCTTTTCAACTGTGctggaaataaatttcaaaaggaGGGAAGGATGTTGACAGAAGAACTGTAAGAAGAACAAAAGAGCTGTCAATTTGCTGTGGAAGTAAGGCTGACACAAGGCATGTGGTTTGCATGAGGATAAAGAcagtcctcctcctcctgggggAGACTCCCTGCAGGACTTGCAGGTGCTGTGTGGCCTGCAGAGGTTCCTCAGGCCCCTGCTGCCACTGTAAAAGCATTTGTGAGCCTTGATAAACTGAGCTACCCACCCTCCTGGAAACATTTTGGGGGCTCTGCTAACCAAAGCCCTTGTGCAATTGTTTACAGTTCAGGTTCATAGCACACCTTGTCCTTCAGTAAACCCCTGGGCCCAAGGACATGTTCAAAAATGTGCTGCCCAACGTGGGCATCGACAGCGGACAGCGGATCGTCCAGCAGGTACAGCGAGGCCTTCTGGTACACGGCCCGAGCCAGGGTcaccctctgcctctgccctccAGACAGATTGATTCCCTGAAAAGAAATGGGTTCTGTTTA
Encoded here:
- the LOC134559764 gene encoding ATP-binding cassette sub-family C member 6-like isoform X4, which translates into the protein MSHIFKAKMALGFILVILCFSNVFFMVWEKSQGIPRTTAFFISPAVVGVTMVLALFLTQAERMMGIQSSGVLLIYWLLSFVAALVMFSSKIQHALERGFLEDHFHHVTTYLYAGLVLGEVVLFCLVDHPPFFSKADNNPNQCPEASSSFLSKITYWWFSGLLWKGSQQPLGLDDLWAVRKQDSSEEIVAWAEREWRKCQSRTQQKMESATFKKSQKTESGIAEAEETEALLQSKHSQSGPLLRMFWSMFGTYFLLSTVCLVICDVFLFSTPKVLSLFLKFMEDEAAPSWLGYFCAFSMFLLGCLQSLFEQRYMYMCLVLGMRLRTAVTGLVYRKILVMSNASRKAATTGEIVNLVSVDVQKLMDLIVYFNGTWLAPIRIIICFVFLWQLLGPSALTAVAVFLFLLPLNFVITKKRSQFQETQMKHKDERAKLTNAILSNIKVIKLYGWEKTFMEKVLGIRKQELQALKRSQILFSASLVSFHSSTFLITFVMFAVYTLVDNTHVLDAEKAFVSLTLINILNTAHSFLPFSINAAVQAKVSLNRLAAFLNLEELNPASPSRNTCGSVQASITIRNGTFCWSKETSPCLRSIELSVPQGSLLAVVGQVGAGKSSLLAAVLGELQATDGCVIMKDTAAYVPQQAWVLNASVEDNILFGKEMDETWFNRVTEACALHPDLETFPAGQKSEIGEKGINLSGGQRQRVTLARAVYQKASLYLLDDPLSAVDAHVGQHIFEHVLGPRGLLKDKQTRVLVTHTINILPQVDNIVFLVDGMISETGSYQELLQRNGAFAEFLRSHVTAEEKPRAGFPAMGDTKGTVTTGNGSSQEKPLSGDSVKSAVGRGTIPVSQDCTSAAGTRGGLTKAETTQHGRVGAGVYGAYLQAAGRALCVYIVVSFACQQAVAFSRGHWLSLWAEDPVLNGTQQHTQLRVGVFAALGAAQALGRFACTAAVLLGGVLASHQLFLQLLSSVMRSPMLFFEQTPVGHLLNRFSKDMDAVDSVIPDKLKSVLGFLFNLLEIYLVIVVATPWAALAIVPLTVLYAAFQHFYVTTSCQLRRMEAASRSPIYSHISETFQGSSVIRAHKDQQRFISKSNFLVDENQRICFSGAVADRWLATNLEFLGNGIVLFAALFAAMARTQLSPGTAGFSLSSALQITGVLNWMVRSWTDVENNIVSVERVREYLRTPKEAPWTLNGKLQGQVWPTEGRIEFRNYSLCYRPGLELALRRVSVTINGHEKIGITGRTGAGKSSLAVGLLRLVEAAEGAILIDGQDIAQLGLHDLRTNITVIPQDPVLFSGSLRMNLDPLNQYTDADIWTALELTQLKNFVADLPEQLEYKCTDQGENLSTGQKQLLCLARAVLQKAKILILDEATAAVDLETDAQIQSMLRTQFRDSTVLTIAHRVSTVLDCDRILVLENGRIAEFDTPEHLIAQKGLFYRLMEESGLA